Proteins from one Coffea arabica cultivar ET-39 chromosome 8c, Coffea Arabica ET-39 HiFi, whole genome shotgun sequence genomic window:
- the LOC113706360 gene encoding beta-fructofuranosidase, insoluble isoenzyme CWINV1-like has product MEQSLLWVTVVQIFLVIAYQGIDGASDRVESILDYIPTEERGRTAYHFQPPKNWMNDPNGPMYYKGIYHLFYQYNPYAAVWGEGILSWGHSISYNLVDWIHLEDALDPTDPYDIRGCWSGSATILPGGDPAIMYTGVESTNRQVQNIAVPKNLSDPFLLEWAKLDQNPLMTPVDAIGSEFFRDPTTAWLGKDKRWRVVIGSEINGHGTALLYQSEDFVHWAKSHKPLHFSNKTDMWECPDFYPVSTNDTKGIDTSGLGRTTKHVLKASFFGHDHYIIGTYDSETDDFFPDTDFMDSNVKLRYDYGIYYASKTFFDGAKRRRILWGWVKEADDQSDDISKGWSGLQSFPRTILLDKSGKQLSQWPIEEIEGLRKDEVNLQNKEIEGGNIFEVTGITASQADIEVSFHLPNLDDAELTHPEWLDPQLLCSEKNASTGGVIGPFGLLILASENLTEYTAVFFQVFKGHDKYAVLMCSDQSRSSLREEVDISTFGAFVDVDPAEKISLRSLIDHSIIESFGGEGKTCITSRVYPTLAIGQESHLYVFNYGTESIRIANLSAWSMRRAQFFQSSTKEEKPKLIEE; this is encoded by the exons ATGGAGCAATCCTTGTTGTGGGTAACTGTAGTACAGATTTTCTTAGTGATTGCCTATCAAGGCATAGATGGGGCATCTGATCGAGTTGAAAGCATTCTGGATTACATTCCAACCGAGGAACGAGGGAGGACAGCCTATCACTTCCAGCCTCCCAAAAACTGGATGAATG ATCCAAATG GTCCAATGTACTATAAAGGAATTTACCATCTGTTCTACCAGTACAATCCATATGCTGCAGTGTGGGGTGAAGGTATTCTCTCCTGGGGACATTCTATATCTTATAATCTGGTTGATTGGATTCATCTTGAAGACGCTCTTGATCCAACGGATCCCTATGACATTAGAGGTTGCTGGTCTGGCTCTGCAACAATTCTTCCAGGTGGAGATCCTGCCATCATGTACACAGGAGTGGAATCTACGAACCGTCAAGTCCAAAATATAGCAGTGCCCAAAAATCTATCTGATCCGTTCCTTTTAGAATGGGCGAAATTGGATCAAAATCCTCTGATGACTCCAGTTGATGCCATTGGTTCAGAATTTTTCAGAGATCCAACAACTGCCTGGCTGGGGAAGGACAAAAGATGGCGAGTGGTCATTGGAAGTGAAATTAATGGTCATGGGACAGCACTTCTCTATCAAAGTGAGGATTTTGTACACTGGGCTAAGAGTCATAAACCCCTTCATTTCTCAAATAAAACAGATATGTGGGAGTGTCCAGATTTTTACCCTGTCAGTACCAATGATACAAAGGGAATTGACACTTCTGGTCTAGGTAGAACTACCAAGCATGTGTTGAAGGCAAGCTTTTTCGGTCATGATCACTACATAATAGGGACCTATGATTCAGAAACAGATGATTTCTTTCCTGATACTGACTTCATGGATAGCAATGTGAAACTGAGATATGATTATGGTATATACTATGCTTCTAAAACGTTTTTCGATGGAGCCAAGAGAAGGAGAATATTGTGGGGATGGGTAAAAGAGGCAGATGATCAATCAGATGACATCAGCAAAGGATGGTCTGGACTTCAG TCATTCCCTAGAACTATCTTGCTTGACAAAAGTGGAAAGCAACTATCACAATGGCCAATCGAAGAAATTGAGGGTTTGCGCAAAGATGAAGTTAATCTTCAGAATAAGGAGATAGAGGGAGGTAACATATTCGAAGTTACAGGCATCACAGCCTCACAG GCTGACATAGAAGTCTCATTTCACCTGCCAAATCTTGATGATGCTGAGTTAACACATCCCGAATGGCTTGATCCTCAACTTCTTTGCAGCGAAAAGAATGCATCAACAGGAGGAGTTATCGGTCCATTTGGCTTGCTGATCTTGGCTTCAGAAAACTTGACTGAATATACTGCGGTCTTttttcaagtattcaaaggccaTGACAAGTATGCTGTGCTCATGTGCAGTGATCAAAGCAG GTCATCTTTGAGAGAGGAGGTCGACATATCCACCTTTGGGGCATTTGTCGATGTAGATCCTGCAGAAAAAATATCACTAAGAAGCCTG aTTGACCATTCGATCATTGAAAGTTTTGGAGGTGAAGGAAAGACTTGCATCACTTCTAGAGTCTATCCAACGTTGGCAATTGGTCAGGAATCCCATCTTTATGTATTCAACTATGGCACAGAAAGTATCAGAATCGCCAATTTAAGTGCTTGGAGCATGAGGAGAGCTCAATTTTTCCAGTCGTCCACAAAGGAAGAAAAGCCGAAATTGATTGAGGAATAG
- the LOC113706424 gene encoding beta-fructofuranosidase, insoluble isoenzyme CWINV1-like isoform X1: MEGYLFWILILQIFFIAYRGRVGYSHGVQKDLQYNPKNQPHRTAYHFQPPKNWMNGPMYYKGIYHLFYQYNPYSAVWGNISWGHSISYNLVDWIHIEQAINPTEPYDINGCWSGSASILPGGNPVILYTGSDFRNRQVQNIAVPKNLSDPYLREWIKSDHNPLMTPMNGIDPQFFRDPTTAWEGPDKIWRVVVGSQIKGHGTALLYQSRDFVNWTRSHRPLHFSNKTAMWECPDFYPVSVDGINGLDTSVQGTGTKHVLKASFNDRDYYIIGTYEPETDTFTVNPDFMDSNVKLRYDYGIFYASKTFYDSAKRRRILWGWVLEADGEPDDINKGWSGLQSLPRSIFLDKTGKQLSQWPIEEIETLRRKEVNLQNKEIKGGTMFEITGITASQADIEVSFHLPNLDEVELMHPEWLDPQFLCSEKNAATGGVIGPFGILALASKDLTEHTAVFFRVFRGHDNYVVLMCSDQNRSSLREEVKKSTFGAFVDVDPVEMISLRSLIDHSIIESFGGEGKTCITARVYPKLAIGNESHVYVFNNGTESIRISNLSAWSMKRAQIFALHKRRKPEID; encoded by the exons ATGGAGGGGTACTTGTTTTGGATACTGATACTGCAGattttcttcattgcttatcgAGGCCGAGTTGGTTATTCTCATGGAGTTCAAAAGGATCTCCAGTACAATCCCAAGAACCAGCCCCATAGGACAGCCTACCACTTCCAACCTCCTAAAAACTGGATGAATG GTCCGATGTACTACAAGGGAATTTACCATCTTTTCTACCAGTATAATCCTTATTCTGCAGTATGGGGTAATATATCCTGGGGACATTCTATATCTTATAATCTGGTAGATTGGATTCATATAGAGCAAGCTATTAATCCAACTGAGCCTTATGACATCAATGGTTGCTGGTCTGGTTCTGCATCAATTCTTCCTGGGGGAAATCCTGTAATTCTTTACACTGGATCAGACTTTAGAAACCGTCAAGTTCAGAACATAGCAGTGCCCAAAAATCTATCTGACCCTTACCTTAGAGAATGGATAAAATCCGATCACAATCCTTTGATGACTCCAATGAATGGCATTGATCCACAATTCTTCAGAGACCCTACAACTGCCTGGGAAGGCCCAGACAAAATTTGGCGAGTTGTCGTTGGGAGCCAAATTAAAGGTCACGGGACAGCTCTTTTGTATCAGAGCAGAGATTTTGTGAATTGGACTAGGAGTCATAGACCCCTTCATTTCTCAAATAAAACAGCAATGTGGGAGTGTCCTGATTTCTACCCTGTTAGTGTTGATGGCATAAATGGACTTGACACATCCGTGCAGGGTACAGGTACCAAGCATGTGCTCAAGGCAAGTTTTAATGATCGTGACTACTACATAATAGGAACCTATGAACCAGAAACAGACACATTTACTGTTAATCCTGATTTCATGGATAGCAATGTCAAACTGAGATACGATTATGGAATATTTTATGCTTCTAAAACTTTTTATGATAGCGCGAAGAGGAGGAGAATACTGTGGGGATGGGTATTGGAGGCGGATGGTGAACCAGATGACATCAACAAAGGATGGTCTGGACTTCAA TCGCTCCCCAGAAGTATCTTTCTAGACAAAACTGGAAAGCAATTATCGCAATGGCCTATTGAAGAGATAGAGACATTGCGCAGAAAAGAAGTAAATCTTCAGAATAAAGAGATAAAGGGAGGTACTATGTTTGAAATTACAGGTATCACAGCTTCACAG GCTGACATAGAAGTCTCATTTCACTTGCCAAATCTTGATGAAGTTGAATTGATGCATCCCGAATGGCTGGACCCTCAATTCCTTTGCAGTGAAAAGAATGCAGCAACAGGAGGAGTAATTGGGCCATTTGGTATTTTGGCCTTGGCTTCAAAAGACTTGACTGAACATACTGCTGTCTTCTTTCGAGTATTCAGAGGCCATGATAATTATGTCGTGCTTATGTGCAGTGATCAAAACAG GTCATCTTTGAGAGAGGAGGTTAAGAAATCCACTTTCGGGGCTTTTGTTGACGTCGATCCTGTAGAGATGATTTCGTTGAGAAGCTTG ATCGACCACTCAATCATCGAAAGTTTTGGAGGTGAAGGAAAGACCTGCATCACTGCTAGAGTCTACCCAAAGTTGGCTATTGGCAATGAATCACATGTTTATGTATTCAACAATGGGACAGAAAGTATTAGAATCTCCAATTTAAGTGCTTGGAGTATGAAAAGAGCTCAAATTTTTGCATTGCATAAAAGAAGAAAGCCTGAAATTGATTAA
- the LOC113706424 gene encoding beta-fructofuranosidase, insoluble isoenzyme CWINV1-like isoform X2, translating into MYYKGIYHLFYQYNPYSAVWGNISWGHSISYNLVDWIHIEQAINPTEPYDINGCWSGSASILPGGNPVILYTGSDFRNRQVQNIAVPKNLSDPYLREWIKSDHNPLMTPMNGIDPQFFRDPTTAWEGPDKIWRVVVGSQIKGHGTALLYQSRDFVNWTRSHRPLHFSNKTAMWECPDFYPVSVDGINGLDTSVQGTGTKHVLKASFNDRDYYIIGTYEPETDTFTVNPDFMDSNVKLRYDYGIFYASKTFYDSAKRRRILWGWVLEADGEPDDINKGWSGLQSLPRSIFLDKTGKQLSQWPIEEIETLRRKEVNLQNKEIKGGTMFEITGITASQADIEVSFHLPNLDEVELMHPEWLDPQFLCSEKNAATGGVIGPFGILALASKDLTEHTAVFFRVFRGHDNYVVLMCSDQNRSSLREEVKKSTFGAFVDVDPVEMISLRSLIDHSIIESFGGEGKTCITARVYPKLAIGNESHVYVFNNGTESIRISNLSAWSMKRAQIFALHKRRKPEID; encoded by the exons ATGTACTACAAGGGAATTTACCATCTTTTCTACCAGTATAATCCTTATTCTGCAGTATGGGGTAATATATCCTGGGGACATTCTATATCTTATAATCTGGTAGATTGGATTCATATAGAGCAAGCTATTAATCCAACTGAGCCTTATGACATCAATGGTTGCTGGTCTGGTTCTGCATCAATTCTTCCTGGGGGAAATCCTGTAATTCTTTACACTGGATCAGACTTTAGAAACCGTCAAGTTCAGAACATAGCAGTGCCCAAAAATCTATCTGACCCTTACCTTAGAGAATGGATAAAATCCGATCACAATCCTTTGATGACTCCAATGAATGGCATTGATCCACAATTCTTCAGAGACCCTACAACTGCCTGGGAAGGCCCAGACAAAATTTGGCGAGTTGTCGTTGGGAGCCAAATTAAAGGTCACGGGACAGCTCTTTTGTATCAGAGCAGAGATTTTGTGAATTGGACTAGGAGTCATAGACCCCTTCATTTCTCAAATAAAACAGCAATGTGGGAGTGTCCTGATTTCTACCCTGTTAGTGTTGATGGCATAAATGGACTTGACACATCCGTGCAGGGTACAGGTACCAAGCATGTGCTCAAGGCAAGTTTTAATGATCGTGACTACTACATAATAGGAACCTATGAACCAGAAACAGACACATTTACTGTTAATCCTGATTTCATGGATAGCAATGTCAAACTGAGATACGATTATGGAATATTTTATGCTTCTAAAACTTTTTATGATAGCGCGAAGAGGAGGAGAATACTGTGGGGATGGGTATTGGAGGCGGATGGTGAACCAGATGACATCAACAAAGGATGGTCTGGACTTCAA TCGCTCCCCAGAAGTATCTTTCTAGACAAAACTGGAAAGCAATTATCGCAATGGCCTATTGAAGAGATAGAGACATTGCGCAGAAAAGAAGTAAATCTTCAGAATAAAGAGATAAAGGGAGGTACTATGTTTGAAATTACAGGTATCACAGCTTCACAG GCTGACATAGAAGTCTCATTTCACTTGCCAAATCTTGATGAAGTTGAATTGATGCATCCCGAATGGCTGGACCCTCAATTCCTTTGCAGTGAAAAGAATGCAGCAACAGGAGGAGTAATTGGGCCATTTGGTATTTTGGCCTTGGCTTCAAAAGACTTGACTGAACATACTGCTGTCTTCTTTCGAGTATTCAGAGGCCATGATAATTATGTCGTGCTTATGTGCAGTGATCAAAACAG GTCATCTTTGAGAGAGGAGGTTAAGAAATCCACTTTCGGGGCTTTTGTTGACGTCGATCCTGTAGAGATGATTTCGTTGAGAAGCTTG ATCGACCACTCAATCATCGAAAGTTTTGGAGGTGAAGGAAAGACCTGCATCACTGCTAGAGTCTACCCAAAGTTGGCTATTGGCAATGAATCACATGTTTATGTATTCAACAATGGGACAGAAAGTATTAGAATCTCCAATTTAAGTGCTTGGAGTATGAAAAGAGCTCAAATTTTTGCATTGCATAAAAGAAGAAAGCCTGAAATTGATTAA